The proteins below come from a single Agromyces flavus genomic window:
- a CDS encoding DUF1918 domain-containing protein, translated as MQATVGDRLVIHGKAVGNAERHGEVLEVRGADGSPPYLVRFDDGHEALLYPGSDCELEHAAH; from the coding sequence ATGCAGGCGACGGTCGGCGATCGGCTGGTCATCCACGGCAAGGCCGTGGGCAATGCGGAACGGCACGGCGAGGTCCTCGAGGTGCGCGGTGCGGACGGCAGCCCGCCGTACCTCGTGCGCTTCGACGACGGGCACGAGGCGCTGCTGTACCCGGGCAGCGACTGCGAACTGGAGCACGCGGCGCACTGA
- a CDS encoding SGNH/GDSL hydrolase family protein: MLFHSYAAIGDSFTEGVGDELPDGSTRGWADFVALGLARAAAPDPVRYANLAIRGRKLGPIIDEQLEAAIALGPEVISFNGGGNDMLRPRMPEEVVAERFRQAIHRIRDEGIHVLMLSGANPTDHLPLGRVFDARGGRLTHQLRDLAQLDGVTFVDNFGDRTLRDIRYWSPDKLHLNSLGHAKVASNVLTALGVPVPDEWGVAEVAAAPAGPRSRNTATYYREYVLPWVGRRLTGRSSGDGRTAKRPALEPVALDAPVGE, translated from the coding sequence ATGCTCTTCCACTCGTACGCGGCGATCGGCGACAGCTTCACCGAGGGCGTGGGCGACGAACTGCCCGACGGCAGTACCCGCGGGTGGGCCGACTTCGTGGCGCTCGGGCTGGCGCGGGCGGCCGCACCCGACCCGGTGCGCTACGCGAACCTCGCGATCCGGGGCCGCAAGCTCGGCCCCATCATCGACGAGCAGCTCGAGGCGGCGATCGCCCTCGGGCCCGAGGTCATCAGCTTCAACGGCGGCGGCAACGACATGCTCCGCCCCCGCATGCCCGAAGAGGTCGTGGCCGAGCGTTTCCGCCAGGCGATCCACCGCATCCGCGACGAGGGCATCCACGTGCTCATGCTGAGCGGCGCGAACCCGACCGACCACCTCCCGCTCGGCAGGGTGTTCGACGCGCGCGGTGGGCGGCTGACGCACCAGCTCCGCGACCTCGCGCAGCTCGACGGCGTGACGTTCGTCGACAACTTCGGCGACCGGACGCTCCGCGACATCCGCTACTGGTCGCCCGACAAGCTGCACCTCAACTCGCTCGGCCACGCCAAGGTCGCGTCGAACGTGCTCACCGCGCTCGGCGTGCCGGTGCCCGACGAATGGGGCGTCGCCGAGGTCGCGGCCGCTCCCGCGGGTCCGCGCAGCCGCAACACCGCCACCTACTACCGCGAGTACGTGCTGCCGTGGGTGGGTCGCCGCCTCACCGGCCGCTCGTCGGGGGACGGACGCACGGCGAAGCGCCCCGCGCTCGAGCCCGTCGCGCTCGACGCGCCGGTCGGCGAGTAG
- a CDS encoding PucR family transcriptional regulator: MKPTVRTLLDRDDLALTLRTDAASLPDGALDTAVPWVHSSDLDDPAPFLERGQVLLTTGTQFGTDAGRDDPAAFDAYVARLREAGIAALGFGTEVVRATPELLVEACARHGLPLLEVPYRVPFIRVARTIADLNAADANARQAWALQAQRAISLAALRPDGLGATLTELSRRLDTWVGLVDAAGALDREAPVGGLGQPALGEVVGEARSMLRRGQRASRTLEAGTSVGRSQRMTLQTLGAGGALRGVLVIGDSAELDAAGREVVTAVIALAGLALEQNRDLDRARGHLRSGLLRSMLAGDLELAAGVSAEMWGPLPQDPVRVAISDLPAEHDDRMAEFLELRADEKQGRLFFGRAGEQVVVIAEDADQGVAGELATEFDVPVGVSDAASVADLARLHEQATRALERSRETGTGVTWFDDISRQGVLAFLARTDARAVARATLEPLIDYDRANGTGLLETTRTWLEHGGQFDATAQELGVHRHTVRSRIALAEKLLGRDLSGFHARADLWAALLATE, translated from the coding sequence GTGAAGCCCACCGTGCGGACCCTGCTCGACCGGGACGACCTCGCACTCACCCTGCGGACGGACGCGGCGTCGCTGCCCGACGGAGCGCTCGACACCGCGGTGCCGTGGGTGCACAGCTCCGACCTCGACGATCCGGCGCCGTTCCTCGAGCGCGGGCAGGTGCTCCTCACTACGGGCACCCAGTTCGGCACCGATGCCGGCCGCGACGATCCCGCGGCGTTCGACGCGTACGTCGCCCGGCTCCGCGAGGCCGGCATCGCCGCGCTCGGCTTCGGCACCGAGGTCGTCCGGGCCACGCCCGAGCTCCTCGTCGAGGCGTGCGCGCGGCACGGACTCCCTCTGCTCGAGGTGCCGTATCGCGTGCCCTTCATCCGCGTCGCGCGCACGATCGCCGACCTCAACGCGGCCGACGCGAACGCGCGGCAGGCGTGGGCATTGCAGGCGCAGCGTGCGATCTCGCTCGCGGCGCTCCGGCCCGACGGGCTCGGTGCGACGCTCACCGAGCTGAGCCGACGGCTCGACACGTGGGTCGGGCTCGTCGACGCGGCGGGCGCGCTCGACCGCGAGGCCCCGGTGGGCGGCCTCGGGCAACCGGCCCTCGGCGAGGTGGTCGGCGAGGCGCGGTCCATGCTGCGACGCGGCCAGCGCGCGAGCCGCACGCTCGAGGCCGGCACGTCGGTCGGGCGGTCGCAGCGGATGACGCTGCAGACGCTCGGGGCGGGCGGCGCGCTGCGCGGCGTGCTGGTCATCGGCGACTCCGCCGAGCTCGACGCGGCGGGACGCGAGGTCGTCACGGCGGTGATCGCGCTCGCGGGCCTCGCGCTCGAGCAGAACCGCGACCTCGACCGGGCGCGCGGGCACCTGCGATCCGGACTGCTGCGCTCCATGCTCGCGGGCGACCTCGAACTGGCCGCCGGCGTCTCCGCCGAGATGTGGGGCCCGTTGCCGCAGGACCCGGTGCGCGTCGCGATCTCCGACCTGCCGGCCGAGCACGACGACCGGATGGCCGAGTTCCTCGAGCTCCGCGCCGACGAGAAGCAGGGCCGGCTGTTCTTCGGGCGCGCCGGCGAGCAGGTCGTCGTCATCGCCGAGGACGCCGACCAGGGCGTCGCCGGCGAGCTCGCGACCGAGTTCGACGTGCCGGTGGGCGTCTCGGACGCGGCATCCGTCGCCGACCTGGCGCGCCTGCACGAGCAGGCGACGCGGGCCCTCGAACGGTCGCGCGAGACCGGGACCGGCGTCACCTGGTTCGACGACATCAGCCGGCAGGGCGTGCTCGCGTTCCTCGCCCGCACCGACGCCCGTGCCGTCGCCCGTGCGACGCTCGAGCCGCTCATCGACTACGACCGCGCCAACGGTACCGGCCTGCTGGAGACCACGCGCACCTGGCTCGAGCACGGCGGCCAATTCGACGCGACCGCGCAGGAGCTCGGCGTGCACCGGCACACCGTGCGCAGCCGCATCGCGCTCGCCGAGAAGCTGCTCGGCCGCGACCTCTCGGGCTTCCACGCGCGCGCCGACCTGTGGGCGGCCCTGCTCGCCACGGAGTAG